The following is a genomic window from Candidatus Moraniibacteriota bacterium.
GAACATTCCCCTCGCTCCACGATACTTCAAGCAATGTCCCTCCTTTGAAATCGATGCCCAGCCTGAGTCCCCACACAGAAAGCATAGCAACGCTCGCCACCAAGAGCGCCGTCGAGAGCGCATAGAAATATTTCCGCTGCTGAATAAGTCGTTTCATACTCACAAAGAAGAAGAGGTATCCGGACGTTTCCGTTTCGGCAAGAGCAGAAACGGATATTTCTCTGTCCACGAACCAATGAACGCATCAAGCAGTGTTCGCGTCAGTACGATTGCCGTAAACATCGAAAACAAAACACCGATAAGAAGAATGAGCGCAAACCCTTTCACAAAACCCGTCCCCAGCCACATAAGAATAAGACAGGTCAAAAGCGTCGAGTAGTTTCCATCGCGTATCGACGGCCAGGCTCGCCGAAAACCTTCTTCAATAGCTTTCGAAAGATGTTTCCCCTGCTTCATTTCTTCCCAGGTCCGCTCGAAAATAAGAATATTCGCATCAACAGCCATACCGATCGAAAGAATAAACCCGGCAATACCAGCAAGCGAGAGTGTAATGGGAAATGGCGTCAGACTCGAGAGTTTAAATATTGCAAAAAGAAGCCCGGCATACAGTGAAAGCGTAAACGCGGCAACCAATCCAAAGAATCGGTAGTAAGCAATGACAAAGAGCATCACCGCGCCAATGCCCACCACACCCGCAAAGAGACTCTGCCGAAGCGACTGCTCACCGAGCGATGCCGACACAGTTTGTTGACCGATAAGCGTGATTGGTGCCGGAAGCGCTCCTTCGTTGAGTCGCGAGACAAGCGCCTTTGCCTCTGCAAGCGTATAGTTTCCCGTGATAACGGCTTGCCCGTTGGGAATTTCCGCCTGCACCGTCGGCGCACTGATAATATCGCCATCCAAAAGAATTGCGATCTGCTTGTCAATATTGCGCTTGGTGAGATCAGCGAAGAGCTTTGCTCCCTCGGTATCGAATTGGAGCGAAACCTGCGGAAGACCCAAGCCCTGCCCGCCACCATAATCCACAAAAGCATTCTTCAGATTCTTACCGGAGAGCCCGGTTGACTTGAATCGCGCTGTCTCTGGCAGCATGTCGAGCGTCTGCTTTGGAAACAAAATGTGCGAAGCGCGCACCTGATAATCATCACCCT
Proteins encoded in this region:
- the secD gene encoding protein translocase subunit SecD is translated as MNRRRALRLRLLGVVFLTVFAGILAYPRSVSRVPWLGSAVLGLRVNLGLDLQGGIHLEYAVDTSQIPEEKRNDALQAALAVIERRVNAFGVGEPLVQLSRSGSEDRIIVELPGVKDVDEAKKMLKETPYLEFQEDNSEAVQKQLDVLNELSKKQAEEVFERIKKGADFAELAKTESKDPGSADKGGDLDFVKKGQFVKEFDDVLFNSDFKVGTVCPDLVETSFGWHIIKKTDEKGEGDDYQVRASHILFPKQTLDMLPETARFKSTGLSGKNLKNAFVDYGGGQGLGLPQVSLQFDTEGAKLFADLTKRNIDKQIAILLDGDIISAPTVQAEIPNGQAVITGNYTLAEAKALVSRLNEGALPAPITLIGQQTVSASLGEQSLRQSLFAGVVGIGAVMLFVIAYYRFFGLVAAFTLSLYAGLLFAIFKLSSLTPFPITLSLAGIAGFILSIGMAVDANILIFERTWEEMKQGKHLSKAIEEGFRRAWPSIRDGNYSTLLTCLILMWLGTGFVKGFALILLIGVLFSMFTAIVLTRTLLDAFIGSWTEKYPFLLLPKRKRPDTSSSL